CTGTCGGACCGCTCCGAGGCCGAGGCGATGCGCGACTACATCGACCTCGCCGGCGAGAAGGACTACGACGAGGCCGACCTGCGCGACATCGGCGAGGCGCTTGACTACGCGACCCACTGGCTGCGCTACAACTCCGGCGAACAGCTCATCACCGACGTGCTGAACGTCGACTGCGACGACCGAGACCGCCACGGGGAAGTCGTCGACTTCCTCGCCGACCGGGCCGAGCGCGACGTCGAGGACCAGCTCGACGCCGCGATGAGCCACGTCGAGCACGAGCGCCTCGACAACGGCGCGCACCTCTACACGATCGACGTGGAGAACCATGCCCACCGCTTTACCTACCCCGCGCCGGGCAAGACGACCGGCGAAATCCACGACCGGAAGGTCGCCGAGACGGGCGACCCCGTCATCACCATCGGCTACGGCCCGGACTTCGCCGTCCTGCGCTCGGACGGCGTCCGCCTCGACATCCCGCGGATGGTCACCGAACTGACCGAGGAGGTCGACGGCGGCGGCGTCTCCGGCGGCGGCCACCTCGTCGTCGGCTCCATCAAGTTCGTCAAGGGCCGGCGGGAGTCGGTCATCGACGCCCTCGTCGAGAAGATGGCCGAAGCCGAGATCGACGAGGAGCTCGGAAGCTCGACGGCGCTGCCGGAAGAAGTGTAACGCCGCTCGACACACGATACCCGTTTTTTACGCCTCGAACGAAACCCGACGAGCGGCGAGCCCGGCGACCACGATGAGTCCGAGCGAGGCCACGAGTGCCCCAATCGGCGTGTCGAACCCGCCGGCCCCCCAGTCAGCGTCGAAGACGGCACCGAAGTAGTCGGCCGCGTCGCGGCCGTGCAACACGAGTACGACCTCGCGATTCGACGTCGCTGCCGCCTCGTTCCAGTTGAGGCTGCCGACGACGACCTGCTTGTTGTCGATGACGGCGCCCTTCGCGTGGATCTTCTCGTAGCGACCGGCGGGGTCCGCCACTTTCGCCGTCAGCGATGCGTCGTTGCGGTCGGCCCACTCCCGAAACCGCTGTGCTGTCTGCGTGTTCTCCTCGCGAACGTACCACGCGTCACTCAGCAGGAGGCGGACTTCGACGCCGCGCGACGCGGCCCGGCGGAGCGCCCGCAGAAGTGGGCTCTCCCAATCTCCGACCGTGGGCTGGATGACGTCGATGGAGTCGTCCGCGTCGTCTATCGTCGCGACGAGTTTGCCCTGGGCATTGTCCGGGGTAACCAAGAGGTCCGTCCGCTGGACGGCCACCGACTCCGTCCGGAACTCGCTCGGGTACGAGCCCGTCGCCGGCTCGCCCTGCTCGAACTGTCGCCCCTGACGGTACTCCCCCCACCGCTCGCTGTCCTGCCAGCCGGCGTCAGATCGGAACGTCTGATTCAGCCCGTCGACGACCCGTCGTTGTGCCGTGATGACGCCCCAGCCCCGGCTGCTGTTTCCGCCGGTTCCCGCGGGTTTCCAGTTCTCCGTCAGCACGACGGCCCGCCCGTCGGCGACGGCGTACTTCGCGTGGTGGTAGCGGTATCTGGTGCGCGGGCCAGTCACTACCCGAACCGGGACGCCGGCGTCGGTCAGCCGGTCGAGGGTGCGGGCTTCCGCGGCGGTGCGGCTCCCGACCGGTTCACCTTCGAGAAGGACGCGGACCGTCGCGCCACGGCGCTGGGCGGCGATGAGGGCGTCGGCGACCCTGGCCGAGGAGAGCGTGTAGCCGGCCAGGTACACCCGTTCGGTAGCGTTGCGAATCGGTTGCATCGGCGCGGCGGGCGAGTCCGGAAGCGTGAACGCTTGTACCTCGCCGCCGGCGGCCCTGACGACCGGTCGGTCCGTCGCGCCCAGCGGTCGCCAGCGGATGACTGATCCGTTTACCTCGCCGAGTTCCCCCTCGACAGCCTCGGTGTACCGAACGGCATCGACAGTCTGATTGGCACGCTGAAGGCGAACCCGCTCGCCCCCGTTTGCCAGCGCGAGATGTCCGTCGAGGCCGACGACCGGCCGGTCGGTGAGCCCGCGTGTCCGGTTCGGTGCCGTCGAGAGGACGACGCGCCCGCGTGCGCTGGTATTCGGAATACCCGCAGTCCCGTCACCGTCGGTAATGGCGTACTGTCCGATGTCGGTCCCGTCGGGGATGTCAAGGACGACGAACTCCCCCGCGTCGCCGCCAGCGACAGGGTCCGGGTACACCGCGTGAATCGACGGCTCCGCAGGACGGCTGGCTGTTGTGCCGGCTTGAGACGCCTGTCCAACTGCGATATGGGGACCTATCGCGGCGAGGACGAGCACGCAACAGACGAGTGGGGCGAGCGACCGCATCGGGGCGTCTGGCCGCCCGTTCGTATAAAAAGATTCCCTGACTCAGGCGCTTGACGCCTTCTCGGCTTCGGCCTGGACGATGTACGCGCGGTCGTCCGTGTAGCGGGCGGCTTCCTCGAGCGCCGTTTCGGTCCCGATCTGTCGGAGCGCCCACGCGGCGGAGGCGCGCACGGAGTCGCTGTCGTCGGACTCGAGTATGTCGCCGAGCGGCTCGATAGCGCGGGTGTCACCCAGCAGGCCCAGAGTGCGGGCGGCGACCGAGCGGATTTCTTCGCTGTCGGCGTCGAGTCGGTTGGCGACCGGCTGGACCGACTCCGCGCTGCCGATAGCGCCCAGCGCGCGCAGCGTGACTTTCTGGAGCGCGGGGTCGCCGTCGCCGTCGATGTAGTCGTGCAGCGTCTCGGTCGCGCGCTCGTCGCCGATCTTCCCCAGTACCTCGATTGGCCCTTTGTCGCGCTTCTGGGCGCGCTGGTGCATCGCGTCGAAGGCCGGCTCGGCGTCGCTGCCGAGGTTGTACAGGAGGTCGACGATGTATCCGTCGAAGAACTCCGACCCGAGTTTGTCGTATGCGAACAGAACCTGTTCGAAGTCCCCCTCCTCGGCGTGGAGCTTCGCGGCGTTCCACTCCGGCGGGAAGTCCTTCCGGTTCTCGTTGGTCAGGATATCATAGAAGCCGCGGGCGTCGAGTTGCTCCTGTACCGTGAGGTCGTCCCAGACTTCGGCTTCGTCCAGCCCTGTTTCCAACGTTTCCGCCGCTTCGAGGAGCCCTTCGATAGTTTCCGTGTCCTCGTCAGGGTCGAGGTTTGCCGCTTCGATAGCGTCGACGACTGTGGTCAGCGCATCCCCGGCAGCGACGAAATCGCCGCCCGTGTCGGCGTCGTGGTCGACGAACTCGGCGCTTTCGTCGAGGAACGTCTCGACGGCCTCCTGGGCCTCGCCCTCGCCGTCGTCGGTCCACTCGCTGTCGGTGACGGTGTCTTCCGCGTCGGAAACGATAGTGACCACGTCCTCGGCGTAGGGGCCACGCTGTGCATCGAGGTCGTCCCGGAGGTCCGAGAGCTGTGACTCCAGTTCCTCGCGGGGGTCTTCAGCGTCGTCGTCGTCCTCGTCGGGTTCGGGCAGGTCGGCGGCTTCGAGGTCGCTCTCGATGTCGTCGAGGGACGACTCCACGTCGTCGAGGTCGGCCTCCGTCTCTGCGGCCTCTAACGCGTCGCTGGCCTCTGTAAGACGCGATTCCAGTTCTTCGGCGGTCACGTCGATCTCGTCTGCTGCCTCGGCGTCGTCCGACGCGTCGGCATCGTCGTCCCCGTTGCTCATGTCCAAGACTGTGTCGGAGCGGGCCAAGAGCGTTTTCCTTTCGAGGCGGGCGGCTGAACCACGTCGCCGCTGGGCCAACGAGCAAAGAATATGTATCGGGAGTTGCAGTGCCATGGGTAGCGAGCATGACTGACGCGACACCGCCGGATGACGGACAAAACCCGACGACACCGGAGGAACCGGAAACCGCCGGCTTCGTCGAGTACGGCATCGACGACAAGCCACCGCGAAAGCAGGCGATACTGCTCGGCGTCCAGCACTACCTGACCATGATCGGCGCGTCCGTGGCGATCCCGCTCGGACTCGCGGGCGCAATGGGGATGTTCGAGGCCGCGCCGGACCAGGTCGGCCGTCTCATCGGGACGTTCTTCGTCGTCTCCGGCATCGCGACGCTCGCCCAGACGACGCTCGGGAACAGATACCCGATCGTCCAAGGTGGGACGTTCTCCATGCTCGCGCCCGGGCTGGCCATCATCGGCGTGCTGGCCCAGCAGGGGGCGGACTGGCAGACAATGCTCGTCGAACTACAGGGAGCTGTCATCGTCGCCGGCATCGTCGAAGTGGTGATCGGCTACAGCGGCCTCATGGGGAAGCTGAAGCGGTACGTCGGGCCGGTCGTCATCGCGCCGGTCATCGCGCTCATCGGACTGTCGCTGTTCAACGTCCCACAGATAGCGAACCCGAACTTCGGCAACCCCGGGACCGGGCAAAACTGGTGGCTGCTCGGGCTCACAATGCTCTCGATTATCGCGTGTTCGCAGTATCTCGATCGACGCCACCGCGCGTTCAAGCTCTTTCCCGTACTTCTGGGTATTCTGTTTGCATGGACCGTCGCGGCTATCCTCTCGGTCACCGGCGTCTTCGCCGCAGGCTCGGTCAGCTATGTCTCGCTCGGTTCGGTCACGAACGCACCGCTGGTCCAGCCCATCTACCCGTTCCAGTGGGGGCTCCCGCAGTTCACGCCGGGGTTCATCGTCGGGATGTTCGCCGGGATGCTCGCTTCCGTCGTCGAGAGCTTCGGCGATTACCACTCCGTCGCCCGCATTGCCGGCCGCGGTGCGCCGAACAGCCGCCGAATCAACGACGGTATCGGGATGGAGGGGGTCGGCAACGTATTCGCCGGCATCATGGGCACCGGCAACGGCTGTACGTCGTACACTGAGAACGTCGGTGCGATCGCCATCACCGGCGTCGCCTCCCGCTACGTCGTGCAGATCGGCGCCGCGGTAATGATTCTGGTCGGCTACTTCGGTCCAGCGGGCCAGCTGTTCGCGACCATCCCGTCGCCGATCATCGGCGGCCTCTACATCGTCATGTTCGGACAGATCGCTGCCGTTGGCCTCTCACAGCTCAAATACGTCGACCTCGATGCCAACCGGAACGTGTTCATCGTCGGCTTCGCGCTCTTTGCCGGCCTGGCGGTGCCCGAGTATATGAGCCAGGTCGGGCAGGGAATGGACGTCGGCAGTGCGACAGCTCTCCAGCAGGGCTTGGCAGCCGTTCCGGTCCTCGGGAGTGTGCTCGGGACCGATGTGGTCGCGACGACGCTGTTCGTCATGGGTGGCACCGGGATGGTCGTCGGCGGTATCGTCGCCTTCGTCCTCGACAACACCGTGCCGGGGACCCGCGAGGAGCGCGGCCTCGCAGCCTGGGCCGCGCTCACGGAGGACGACAGCGAATACGTCTCGTCACTGGACCGCATCCGCGGCCGCGGCGGCGACCGCCCGGCTGCAGTGAGCGACGACTGACCGTGGACGACGACGGC
The genomic region above belongs to Haloarcula hispanica ATCC 33960 and contains:
- a CDS encoding phospholipase D-like domain-containing protein, which codes for MRSLAPLVCCVLVLAAIGPHIAVGQASQAGTTASRPAEPSIHAVYPDPVAGGDAGEFVVLDIPDGTDIGQYAITDGDGTAGIPNTSARGRVVLSTAPNRTRGLTDRPVVGLDGHLALANGGERVRLQRANQTVDAVRYTEAVEGELGEVNGSVIRWRPLGATDRPVVRAAGGEVQAFTLPDSPAAPMQPIRNATERVYLAGYTLSSARVADALIAAQRRGATVRVLLEGEPVGSRTAAEARTLDRLTDAGVPVRVVTGPRTRYRYHHAKYAVADGRAVVLTENWKPAGTGGNSSRGWGVITAQRRVVDGLNQTFRSDAGWQDSERWGEYRQGRQFEQGEPATGSYPSEFRTESVAVQRTDLLVTPDNAQGKLVATIDDADDSIDVIQPTVGDWESPLLRALRRAASRGVEVRLLLSDAWYVREENTQTAQRFREWADRNDASLTAKVADPAGRYEKIHAKGAVIDNKQVVVGSLNWNEAAATSNREVVLVLHGRDAADYFGAVFDADWGAGGFDTPIGALVASLGLIVVAGLAARRVSFEA
- a CDS encoding HEAT repeat domain-containing protein encodes the protein MSNGDDDADASDDAEAADEIDVTAEELESRLTEASDALEAAETEADLDDVESSLDDIESDLEAADLPEPDEDDDDAEDPREELESQLSDLRDDLDAQRGPYAEDVVTIVSDAEDTVTDSEWTDDGEGEAQEAVETFLDESAEFVDHDADTGGDFVAAGDALTTVVDAIEAANLDPDEDTETIEGLLEAAETLETGLDEAEVWDDLTVQEQLDARGFYDILTNENRKDFPPEWNAAKLHAEEGDFEQVLFAYDKLGSEFFDGYIVDLLYNLGSDAEPAFDAMHQRAQKRDKGPIEVLGKIGDERATETLHDYIDGDGDPALQKVTLRALGAIGSAESVQPVANRLDADSEEIRSVAARTLGLLGDTRAIEPLGDILESDDSDSVRASAAWALRQIGTETALEEAARYTDDRAYIVQAEAEKASSA
- a CDS encoding uracil-xanthine permease family protein — its product is MTDATPPDDGQNPTTPEEPETAGFVEYGIDDKPPRKQAILLGVQHYLTMIGASVAIPLGLAGAMGMFEAAPDQVGRLIGTFFVVSGIATLAQTTLGNRYPIVQGGTFSMLAPGLAIIGVLAQQGADWQTMLVELQGAVIVAGIVEVVIGYSGLMGKLKRYVGPVVIAPVIALIGLSLFNVPQIANPNFGNPGTGQNWWLLGLTMLSIIACSQYLDRRHRAFKLFPVLLGILFAWTVAAILSVTGVFAAGSVSYVSLGSVTNAPLVQPIYPFQWGLPQFTPGFIVGMFAGMLASVVESFGDYHSVARIAGRGAPNSRRINDGIGMEGVGNVFAGIMGTGNGCTSYTENVGAIAITGVASRYVVQIGAAVMILVGYFGPAGQLFATIPSPIIGGLYIVMFGQIAAVGLSQLKYVDLDANRNVFIVGFALFAGLAVPEYMSQVGQGMDVGSATALQQGLAAVPVLGSVLGTDVVATTLFVMGGTGMVVGGIVAFVLDNTVPGTREERGLAAWAALTEDDSEYVSSLDRIRGRGGDRPAAVSDD